Proteins encoded together in one Triticum dicoccoides isolate Atlit2015 ecotype Zavitan chromosome 7B, WEW_v2.0, whole genome shotgun sequence window:
- the LOC119338612 gene encoding uncharacterized protein LOC119338612 encodes MAQRAAGGLLRRSIGLAPPSTPRALSTSATTPAAAAEGEAAAKARRNKKKNLFDVAQFLPDWGVGYRVAKTTWRDVSYQITKINLYKDGRHVCKQPTLR; translated from the exons ATGGCGCAGAGGGCCGCGGGCGGCCTTCTCCGGCGGTCCATCGGGCTCGCGCCGCCGTCAACCCCGAGGGCCCTGAGCACCAGCGCCACCAcgccggccgcggcggcggagggagaggcGGCGGCCAAGGCGAGGAGAAACAAGAAGAAGAACCTATTCGACGTGGCGCAGTTCCTGCCGGACTGGGGCGTCGGCTACAGGGTcgccaagaccacctggcgcgacgtCTCCTACcagatcaccaagatcaatctctaCAAG GATGGCCGCCAC GTGTGCAAGCAGCCGACGCTCCGATAA
- the LOC119340720 gene encoding transcription initiation factor TFIID subunit 7-like encodes MARLVRDGGRGRGVAAVEETAPLPLPPPPRLASAAISSSSPASIRALLARTGGGTGGADCQQSPRSLLSRILLRGSDHNGGNGGGSFGCRVRLPRRYGSSSSSVGESIREERKDDGAASEQSADDVGSTRVKVVQRAPELPMDTPRSSLGRKKPEEEVMSMNLGLGASLVLLLSKSAVELNKMVELRAQMETLVSEIRHGTVGKEKQGGSAPAYAPAASSSSSQESTVIKDPIARAEDALSDNCSGARTADRRQLSAAVVAMDHNKMEAELQIELSRMQTQHRAMHAPMRGLELPPLQVKTTRSVHVSVDATSRSCVVDNAAQVNADEEDEEEEDQPEEDYEEDEEEEDDDDDGGEVVDRGRSPPHGGVSARALERRLHELLQRRQQDRIVELEAALDGAQRRLQEREREVVWWRDAAKLVSHRRDESRRLRCTASEPVR; translated from the exons ATGGCCCGTTTAGTTAGAGATGGTGGTCGTGGACGTGGAGTGGCGGCGGTGGAGGAGACGGCTCCTCTGCCtctgcctccgccgccgcgcctggcGTCGGCGGCGATATCGTCTTCGTCGCCGGCGTCTATCCGAGCGTTGCTTGCGAGGACCGGTGGCGGGACCGGCGGGGCGGACTGCCAGCAGTCGCCGCGGTCGCTGCTGTCGCGCATCCTGTTGCGCGGCAGCGATCATAACGGCGGGAACGGAGGAGGGTCGTTCGGGTGCCGGGTCAGGCTGCCGCGACGGTATGGTAGTAGCAGCTCCTCCGTCGGCGAAAGTATCAGGGAGGAGAGGAAGGACGACGGCGCCGCCTCCGAGCAGTCGGCGGACGACGTCGGCTCCACCAGGGTGAAGGTCGTGCAGCGTGCGCCTGAGCTGCCCATGGACACGCCCCGGAGCTCTCTAG GGAGGAAGAAGCCGGAGGAGGAGGTCATGTCGATGAACCTTGGGCTGGGCGCGAGCCTGGTGCTGCTGCTCTCCAAGAGCGCGGTGGAGCTGAACAAGATGGTGGAGCTCCGCGCGCAGATGGAGACGCTCGTGTCGGAGATCAGGCACGGGACCGTCGGGAAGGAGAAGCAAGGCGGCTCTGCTCCTGCTTATGCTCCGGccgcgtcgtcctcctcctcccaggAATCCACCGTGATCAAGGACCCCATCGCCCGCGCCGAGGACGCCCTGTCCGACAACTGCTCCGGCGCCCGGACCGCAGATCGCCGCCAGCTTTCGGCCGCCGTCGTCGCGATGGACCATAACAagatggaggccgagctccagaTCGAGCTCAGCCGCATGCAGACGCAGCATCGCGCCATGCACGCGCCCATGCGAGGGCTCGAG CTGCCGCCGCTGCAGGTGAAGACGACGAGGAGCGTGCACGTGTCCGTCGACGCGACGTCGAGGAGCTGCGTCGTCGACAACGCGGCGCAAGTGAAcgccgacgaggaggacgaggaggaagaggatcaGCCCGAGGAGGACtacgaagaggacgaggaggaggaggacgatgacgacgacggtggCGAGGTGGTGGACCGCGGCAGGAGCCCCCCGCACGGCGGCGTGTCGGCGCGCGCGCTGGAGCGGCGGCTGCACGAGCTGCTGCAGCGGCGGCAGCAGGACCGCATCGTGGAGCTGGAGGCGGCGCTGGACGGCGCGCAGCGGCGGCTCCAGGAGCGGGAGCGCGAGGTGGTGTGGTGGCGCGACGCCGCCAAGCTCGTCTCCCACCGCCGCGACGAGTCCCGCCGCCTCAGGTGCACCGCCTCGGAGCCAGTCCGATAA
- the LOC119336883 gene encoding ubiquitin carboxyl-terminal hydrolase 23-like, producing the protein MAEVSAAVALVPEGVLHRRIEFHLARRPHSAAAVGGGGFQMETLNPDAAGGASSAAVGAARGEVEARRPEKAEALGLDPELTVARIYLGRIGAGLQNLGNTCYLNSVLQCLTYTEPFAAYLQSGRHKSSCRTAGFCALCALQNHVKTALQSTGKIVTPSQIVKNLRCISRSFRNSRQEDAHELMVNLLESMHKCCLPSGVPSESASAYEKSLVHRIFGGRLRSQVKCTRCSHCSNTFDPFLDLSLDIGKATTLVRALQNFTEDELLDGGQKQYQCERCRQKVVAKKRFTIDTAPNVLTVHLKRFSPFRPREKIDKKVDFQPVLDLKPFMSDSKGTDYKYSLYGVLVHAGWSTQSGHYYCFVRTSSGMWHNLDDNQVRQVREADVLKQKAYMLFYVRDRIGNTMGRKDNRTPNLPVNKMIPGKISSINGVIGSGVTEAKSSGLTSPYANKKLQSTSNAHSGVSSMTLVDHCSTNDGKAEIAAAPQNSVLPAAQKALGSQNDGATLSTKSKQVASSSHKETSSSGQPASSNQTMAKMSLQGPKAGGAFAKLGNNTSIASSMVSGPAGLSETDKLTSCSQTCSKPSSNLVGTITGFTVQTFQTKDAVVSNGVIPSTSGGGPVSSEKMKDLTGSLKQDDHIVKALTTGKKEKTILPGLEQVDVGKQISSQVSTKVVPGDSCNGRMTKRVDSKSKKLVRYPVMKLWLRPRQLSLKQQKKKHKKTKKRVKDTASVDCSGDNSSEQQTSTSATVPPKTAESTSRKRKYSHASVSSENNTQALKDRQQAVGASSAGAGDDNMNTRNRKSGTSASAEPPKLGSISSTDQAHSRNNVDAKRGAASQQVVIRTEDLRAEVTVPCWDDVAVPSSETREYKSSGKKSIGYVLDEWDEEYDRGKAKKVRKAREDDDDDGMNPFQAEANYVSARKTKQNSYKSKPWDKPARPSR; encoded by the exons ATGGCGGAGGTGTCCGCGGCGGTGGCGCTGGTGCCGGAGGGCGTCCTGCACAGGAGGATAGAGTTCCACCTCGCCCGGAGGCCGCACTCCGCGGCGGCCGTCGGGGGAGGCGGGTTCCAGATGGAGACCCTCAACCCGGACGCCGCGGGCGGTGCGTCCTCGGCGGCGGTGGGAGCGGCCAGGGGCGAGGTGGAGGCGCGGAGGCCGGAGAAGGCCGAGGCTCTGGGCTTGGATCCGGAGCTCACCGTTGCCAGGATCTACCTCGGGAGAATT GGtgctggtctgcaaaatcttgggaACACTTGCTACCTCAACTCGGTTCTGCAATGCTTGACGTACACGGAGCCGTTCGCAGCCTACTTGCAGAGTGGAAGGCACAAGTCTTCAT GTCGTACTGCTGGATTCTGTGCATTGTGTGCTCTTCAGAACCATGTTAAGACCGCGCTACAGTCAACTGGAAAAATAGTGACACCATCACAAATTGTCAAGAACTTGCGCT GCATTTCTCGTAGCTTCCGTAATTCAAGGCAGGAGGATGCTCATGAGTTAATGGTTAACTTGCTTGAATCCATGCATAAATGCTGTTTACCTTCTGGAGTACCGAGCGAGTCTGCAAGTGCTTATGAGAAGAGCTTAGTTCACAGAATATTTGGTGGCCGCCTAAGAAGTCAG GTGAAATGCACAAGGTGCTCGCATTGTTCCAACACATTTGATCCTTTCTTGGATCTTAGTCTTGATATTGGCAAGGCCACAACTTTGGTGAGAGCACTTCAAAATTTTACCGAGGATGAACTACTCGATGGTGGTCAAAAGCAGTATCAGTGCGAGCGCTGCAGGCAGAAAGTTGTAGCAAAGAAAAGGTTTACAATTGATACGGCTCCAAATGTTTTGACAGTTCATCTGAAGCGCTTTAGCCCTTTCCGTCCCCGTGAAAAGATTGACAAAAAAGTGGATTTTCAACCTGTTCTAGACTTGAAACCATTTATGAGTGATTCTAAA GGCACAGATTACAAATACAGTCTTTATGGTGTCTTGGTTCATGCTGGTTGGAGCACTCAATCTGGTCATTATTATTGCTTTGTTCGGACTTCCAGTGGGATGTGGCACAATCTTGACGATAATCAG GTACGCCAAGTTCGCGAGGCAGACGTACTGAAACAGAAAGCCTATATGTTATTTTATGTACGTGACAGAATTGGGAACACAATGGGGCGCAAAGACAACCGCACTCCTAATCTGCCTGTAAACAAAATGATCCCTGGGAAGATTTCATCTATCAATGGTGTAATCGGAAGTGGTGTAACGGAAGCAAAATCGAGTGGTCTGACATCTCCTTATGCAAATAAGAAGTTGCAGAGTACTAGCAATGCCCATTCCGGCGTTAGCAGTATGACTTTAGTAGACCATTGTTCAACAAATGATGGCAAAGCTGAAATTGCTGCAGCCCCTCAAAACAGTGTCCTGCCTGCCGCACAGAAAGCCCTTGGATCTCAAAATGATGGTGCTACATTGTCAACTAAATCAAAGCAAGTTGCTTCAAGTAGTCATAAAGAGACATCTTCATCAGGTCAACCGGCGAGCAGCAATCAGACAATGGCTAAGATGTCATTGCAGGGACCAAAGGCTGGTGGTGCATTTGCCAAGCTGGGAAATAATACTTCTATTGCCTCATCTATGGTCAGTGGTCCTGCTGGACTGTCAGAGACAGATAAACTAACTTCTTGCTCTCAAACATGTTCCAAGCCAAGCTCGAACTTGGTTGGCACGATTACCGGGTTTACCGTGCAAACTTTCCAAACTAAG GATGCTGTCGTTTCAAATGGTGTCATCCCTAGCACTAGCGGTGGAGGTCCAGTTTCCAGTGAGAAAATGAAGGACTTAACAGGatctctcaagcaagatgaccacaTAGTGAAGGCTTTGACGACGGGCAAG AAGGAGAAAACCATACTACCAGGACTTGAACAAGTTGATGTTGGAAAACAGATCTCCTCGCAAGTTTCCACGAAGGTGGTTCCAGGCGATTCATGTAATGGCAGAATGACTAAAAGGGTGGACTCGAAGTCAAAGAAACTTGTGAGATATCCAGTAATGAAGTTGTGGCTTCGGCCAAGACAATTATCACTAAAGCAAcaaaagaagaagcataagaaaaCCAAAAAGCGTGTTAAGGACACGGCCAGTGTTGATTGTTCTGGTGACAACAGCAGTGAGCAGCAAACATCAACATCAGCAACTGTGCCGCCCAAAACTGCAGAATCTACATCTCGTAAACGGAAATATTCCCATGCCAGTGTAAGTTCTGAAAACAACACCCAAGCGCTCAAAGACAGGCAGCAGGCTGTTGGAGCAAGTAGTGCTGGTGCCGGTGATGATAACATGAACACCAGGAACAGAAAGAGTGGAACTTCTGCTAGCGCAGAGCCTCCAAAGTTGGGTTCAATCTCTTCTACAGATCAAGCACATTCAAGAAACAACGTAGATGCAAAGAGGGGAGCCGCCTCCCAACAAGTCGTTATTCGCACAGAGGACTTGAGGGCTGAAGTTACTG TTCCATGCTGGGATGATGTTGCCGTGCCAAGCAGTGAGACTAGAGAGTACAAAAGTTCAGGGAAGAAGAGCATTGGTTATGTGCTGGATGAGTG GGATGAGGAGTACGACCGTGGAAAGGCAAAGAAGGTCAGGAAAGCGagggaagacgacgacgatgacggcaTGAACCCCTTCCAGGCGGAGGCCAACTACGTGTCAGCGCGTAAGACGAAACAGAATTCCTACAAATCCAAGCCTTGGGACAAGCCCGCCAGACCGAGTCGCTAG